In Streptomyces sp. TS71-3, the following proteins share a genomic window:
- a CDS encoding metalloregulator ArsR/SmtB family transcription factor, with product MAADGGTFEDPPAEVLAEAAAAFGLLASSARLHIMWALAQGESDVSNLAGRVGGALPAVSQHLAKLKLARLVGSRREGRRQVYFVDDPDVVTVVRLMVGQLAARAEAVPTPVRRLRGTGA from the coding sequence GTGGCGGCAGACGGCGGTACTTTCGAAGATCCGCCCGCCGAGGTTCTGGCGGAGGCGGCCGCCGCATTCGGACTGCTTGCCTCGTCGGCGCGGCTGCACATCATGTGGGCGCTGGCCCAGGGAGAAAGCGATGTGAGCAACCTCGCGGGCCGGGTGGGAGGAGCACTGCCCGCGGTCAGCCAACACTTGGCGAAGCTGAAGCTCGCCAGGCTCGTGGGCTCCCGCAGGGAGGGCCGGCGGCAGGTCTATTTCGTCGACGACCCGGACGTCGTGACCGTGGTGCGGCTGATGGTCGGCCAACTCGCCGCACGTGCCGAGGCAGTGCCCACACCCGTGCGCCGGCTGCGCGGGACCGGTGCCTGA
- a CDS encoding Rrf2 family transcriptional regulator yields the protein MRRRRLLPRQPPISAGLLESCHASCRPEHLAGAAVHELRLAGLVHSVRGPRGGYLLATAPAEISLADVIRVVDGPLAKVRDLSLTGLEYPGAAAGLPDVWRAVRTSLRQVLEATTLADLAQSTLPQVVGERAEEYIADVRHYGM from the coding sequence GTGCGCCGGCGGCGCCTGCTCCCACGACAGCCACCGATTTCCGCGGGACTGTTGGAGTCATGCCATGCCTCCTGTCGGCCAGAGCATCTGGCTGGGGCGGCTGTACACGAGCTGAGACTGGCCGGCCTGGTGCACAGCGTGCGCGGCCCGCGTGGCGGATATCTGCTGGCCACGGCGCCCGCCGAAATCAGCCTCGCGGATGTGATCCGCGTGGTGGACGGACCGCTGGCCAAGGTGCGGGACCTGAGCCTGACCGGCCTGGAGTACCCGGGCGCGGCCGCTGGGCTCCCCGACGTGTGGCGGGCGGTGCGTACCAGTCTGCGCCAGGTACTGGAGGCCACCACGCTCGCCGACCTCGCCCAGAGCACGTTGCCGCAGGTCGTAGGAGAGCGCGCGGAGGAGTACATAGCCGACGTCCGCCACTACGGAATGTGA
- a CDS encoding FAD/NAD(P)-binding protein: protein MTPTVPRKSVAVVGAGAAGALVAVRLCEAAVRRGVPLELFLIDPAPEAGRGTAYATRDPRHLLNVPAGKMSCHPDDPGHFVRWLCRHGEPTIRAADFVSRYRYGAYLADTLGHAIIAAHGVVRVRRLKARVTDCRWSHGPAGHARLELSDGKAVDADGVVLATGPAHSSPAGLPSALRTSDRFVADPWAPGALDAAAGERCREDLLLIGTGLTAVDVALRLNRPGRTVHAVSRNGRLPQAHALSPLPATPPTEPLLGLPLPRLRTEVRRHIGRVLRTQGDWRPGLDGLRPVTAELWASLSVEERADFIRHDGSLWNVHRHRMPPATAETVARLRRARRLQTAPGGITSARQLPDGLLSVGLGDGHELRVSRVVDCTGPGLVPADTSDPLWRNLLHRGDAVPGPLGIGVTTENGRLRDRDGRTARALWTLGAPRRGELWETTAIPEIRVQAAAVAEALLALPAASSRRCRSFRTTTG from the coding sequence ATGACTCCAACAGTCCCGCGGAAATCGGTGGCTGTCGTGGGAGCAGGCGCCGCCGGCGCACTGGTCGCCGTACGACTCTGCGAAGCCGCGGTCCGCCGCGGTGTTCCCCTGGAGTTGTTTCTGATCGATCCGGCACCGGAGGCCGGCCGCGGCACCGCCTACGCCACGCGCGACCCACGGCACCTGCTCAACGTGCCTGCTGGAAAAATGAGTTGCCACCCGGACGACCCCGGCCACTTCGTACGGTGGCTGTGCCGCCACGGCGAACCGACCATCAGGGCCGCCGACTTCGTCTCGCGCTACCGCTACGGCGCCTATCTCGCTGACACCCTCGGCCATGCCATCATCGCCGCCCACGGGGTCGTCCGCGTGCGTCGCCTCAAAGCCCGGGTCACCGACTGCCGGTGGAGCCACGGCCCCGCCGGTCACGCCCGGCTCGAACTGTCCGACGGTAAGGCCGTCGACGCCGACGGCGTGGTGCTGGCCACCGGCCCGGCACACTCGTCCCCAGCGGGACTGCCGAGCGCATTGCGCACCAGTGACCGCTTCGTCGCCGACCCCTGGGCACCGGGCGCCTTGGACGCCGCGGCCGGCGAGCGATGCCGTGAGGACCTCCTGCTGATCGGCACGGGACTGACCGCCGTGGACGTGGCCCTCCGGCTGAACCGCCCCGGCCGCACCGTGCACGCCGTATCCCGCAACGGACGGCTGCCCCAGGCGCATGCCCTTTCTCCGCTGCCCGCCACGCCCCCTACCGAACCACTGCTGGGCCTGCCGCTGCCGAGGCTGCGCACCGAGGTGCGGCGGCATATCGGCCGGGTCCTGCGCACGCAGGGCGACTGGCGCCCGGGACTGGACGGACTGCGCCCGGTCACCGCCGAGTTGTGGGCTTCATTGTCGGTCGAGGAACGTGCCGACTTCATCCGGCACGACGGCTCGCTGTGGAACGTGCACCGCCACCGAATGCCCCCGGCGACCGCGGAGACCGTGGCGCGGCTGCGGCGCGCCCGGCGGCTGCAAACGGCTCCGGGAGGGATCACCAGCGCCCGGCAACTCCCGGACGGCCTCCTCTCGGTCGGCCTGGGCGACGGCCACGAGCTCCGGGTGAGCCGGGTGGTCGACTGCACGGGCCCGGGACTGGTTCCGGCGGACACCTCCGATCCGCTGTGGCGGAACCTGCTCCACCGCGGTGACGCCGTGCCCGGCCCGCTGGGCATCGGAGTGACCACCGAGAACGGGCGTCTGCGCGACCGGGACGGCCGTACCGCTCGCGCACTGTGGACGCTGGGTGCGCCGCGCCGCGGCGAACTGTGGGAGACCACAGCGATCCCGGAGATCCGCGTCCAGGCTGCGGCGGTGGCCGAAGCGCTCCTCGCACTCCCCGCGGCGAGCAGCCGTCGGTGCCGATCTTTCCGGACCACGACCGGTTAA